ttttagagCGGAAGTGATTAAGAATCAGTTGAGGACTACAAATCCTGTCTTtcaattgccaaaaaaaaagttcaaaagaaggTTGAAATCCAAAATTCGAAGTGAGTGCTGTTTTTGACATTCATCTGTGGTTATGGTTACGAATGATACTTTAGATGTTAAGTTGATACCCTGTATATCCACAATTTTTATCATGACTAATATAGTCTGTTCAACAGAATCCCCTTGGGTGCTGTTCTTGCTGAAGGAAGTGTTCCAATAGCTTCATACAATGTTGTCAAGGACGACAAATATTGTGGAGAGATTAGAATTGGCCTTAACTTCAAGCGTGAGGTACTGTGCAGACTTACGTAGTCAAAGAACTTAGTCTTCCAAAAGCACATTAGATGTCAGATCAATTCAGTTCTACAGAGAAGTTTAACCAAATGATTCATTACACATTCTTTGCCATTTTGGGTTTATCAGCATATAGCTAAACTGAAGCAAAAGTTTTCTGCTTTTGGCCATTGCAGGCAGGATCTGATGAGGGATATTATCGGCAGGAGGAGAGCTTTGGTGGATGGAGCCAATCTTCCAGAGACTACTAGTTAATCTCTGTCTTGATTCGAAATCTGTTGTTTTAAACATTTTGCTAAACTTGGTACTACCGTAGAATGGGAAGTATGTTGTTTCGGAttcatattttcttattttcaaacATAGGATTTGACTTCAGCAAACAAAATGTGATATTCGATGATGTTTGTTACTTTCTTGACATGATCATAACTGAAGTAGATGATGATGAAGTTTTAGTTGCCAAATCAAAGGTtagaatttagaaaaaaaaagtgctgTAAAGTGGAACACGTATCTTCCTTTATGTGTTGAAGTACATCCTAGCAAAAGAAAGTGAGCAGAACCTACGTCCAGCAAGTTTGTGGGATTGTGCCAAGCCAATTTTGTCTAACAATGTTGCTAGAGGTTGTACGGTTCTGGAGCAGATCAACCAGAAAACAAGAAGCAACTCTTGAATGTTCTTTAAGTACGTGTATTTGTGCGATTTTCGAGGATTAATATGTGGAGATCCATTGACGACTCTCTCTGTTTTCCCCCTATAATGTTACCTCAATTCACAATGAGAGGAAATTAGTGCCATCTGAGCACAAGCAGAAACTCATCAGCTAATTCTATAAGCAGACTCATCTGATGCAGGTAATGACAATCGATGCTATGAAAGAAACTATGCGATCAAAACCAAAAATTGCTGCATATTTTTTTCAGTAATAATGAACAATGAATCCCCCTATATTACGTGGAATAGCTGTACACAAGACGTTACTACTTGTTTCCCAACTTTGAACTCAGCAATCacacaaaacaaaacaataagCTGATCAACATTAGATCAAATATAGATATCTTCGTTGATGACCAGGTAGAATagttacattcaaaatcctaTAAGAAAGATCAGCGTGATAAAGGTCTTCTTCACATTCAAAGTCCTACAGGGGAAAAAAAGTCCTGCAAGAAAGATCAGAATAATAATAATCTTCGAAACAGCTCGATCAGAACACATggatattttttaatttctccTCCAACTTGAATGATTCACTGGGAAGACAACAGGAAGGTCGGGATTCTTCTGTCTCGTTGTCTGTCACTCGGCACCAAGACTCAAAAGGGCTGCATTGAGGCTCCAACGAAGAAGTTGAAAACAAATCAAGGGTAGAAACCGAGTCAACAAAGCCAAAAGGGTTCATCTGATAACATTGACCAGAGGAAAGACGACTTCCATCATCTAAGAACTTCAGGTTTTTGACAATGAAGGGATGATCCAATAATTCTTCTGCTGTCCATCTCTTGGGAACAGTTGCTTCAAAACATCTCGCCAAGAAATCTTTTCCCTCCTCACAAAGGTTTTCTGGTATCTTAGGTTTCTCATACAGAATTTTACTTACCAGTTCTCCTATAGTGCGACACGACCAGACTGGTTCGCCAGTTATCATCTCTACGACAATGCAGCCCAAGGACCATATATCACCTGCTGCCTTACAACCACATGCTAATGATTCTGGCGATGCATAAATAGGCGTACATCGGTTATTGTATCCCATTCTTCCCCATTCATGTAATTCGGTGTCCCACTCTTTCTTAGCGAGTCCAAAATCAGCTATCTTAAGTTGGTGTATGCCATTGTTGTCGTCGGCGTTAGGGAAAACAAGGATGTTACCCGGCTTTAAATCACAATGAATAATCTCACATTCAAGCATAGCATAAAGGCCCTTGAGGATCATGTAAGTGTAACATGCAACGTGGGATTCGGGTATAGTACCTTTGTTCTTCTTGATTAAGTCATGAAGGGAGCCACCCGGCGCATACTCCAGAAGAAGATTATAAACTCTTTCATCTTTTTCCGTGCTTATGTCATTGCCAAAGCAATGGATGATGTTTGGCTCGCCCCTCAATTCGTACAAGAACATACGCTCTTTCTGCAAAGTTTCTGAGAGATTGATATCAGCCGACTTCACAGCGGCTAATGGAGGCGATGGTGAAGAAAAGTCCGCTGGTGAAGCCAAGTAAACCCTCCCATACGATCCTGCCCCAAGAATCTTGCCCTTCTTCCACTGTAAAGGCCTTCTTTCCATCCCAGTTTCTTGTTCTTCTCCTCCTCTCCTACTGTTGCTTATGTTTACAGCAGCTTTATCACGAATGTAGGAAAGTTTAAGGGAGACTAGGCTTTGATTCAGTCTATATTGACGAGAGGTTTTCTTATTCAGAAGCTAATCAATGGCCAATGGCTTGAAGTAATTCTGGTTGAAATCGGCTGTAGAGTAGAGAGATGGGAATAATGATGATTTCATGGGGCATGCTAGATATATAAAGCTACGTTGGGCTTCCTAGTTCATGCCATTACTCGGAAACCCTTACCTTATCATGTTTGGATACAACTTTCTCAATCTTATTTTTCGTTTCCTAGTAAGAATAGGATCGTCGTGCATTGTCAAACTCTCTGTTCTAGAAATATGAATATAAACCTCATCAACTTTTATTCATAATCCACAATAGAATGGAAGTTCATTTAATTAAGAACGTCCGTGgtcgttttccttttttttttctcacttaATAGGGTATAAAagcaggaaaaataaaagaaattagcaGAATCTTCacgaaaatggaaaaatgatcCAAAGGCGGTGGATTTTGCCTTCAAATTTCAGCGCGCGCAGCCCTGGTACACAAGCTGTGAGCCGCTGCAATCCTATTGCTATATTAGGATTAACTTCACTTTGCACCCCTAAAACTTgcatcattttttcattttgcaccctaaactttacttttgaacattttaCACCCTAAACTCTTTATTTTAACACTTTGGATTTCAAACTCTCAAATTTAGGGTTAAtgacattttatccccttaaagaataccccatttctcagtttaccccctacccttcaattttgctcacttaaccccctttaggacaaaattgcccttgcattattttgacttttcatttaccttgttttcctttcttttatttctttttctctttcttctttatttaattcttcatctttcccacaaaaatcttcaccttaatgattgaaattaaaaaagaggaattgcagcgatctatcttctccttaaatgattaaaaaaaattcaaatcactttcctaaaatacaatttttttagcctttcaattcttttaattttgggtttttctctttcctttctagtttctcattttattctcaagaaaatatcataagatgaaatggtttccctttcttttatttctttttctctttcttctctctttcatccttcccaatagaaattccatttcaacgaatttttttttttttagtttgtaattgcatatttttgggtgaaggtttaaaaggcatcaaaaactaattttgattttttgtatgatgccacgtgtcacaaatttcaattgatgattattaatcaggtcacaatttcatcttaagatattttcttgggaataaaatgagaaactagaaaggaaagagaaaaatccaaaattaaaagaattgaaagactaaaaaaattgtattttaggaaagtgatttgaatatttttttaatcatttaaggagaagatagatctctgcaattcttcttttctaatttcaataattaaggtgaagatttttgtgggaaagaagaagaattaaataaagaagaaagagaaaaagaaaaaaaagaaaaaaaagaaaaaaaaaggtaaatgaaaagtccaaaataatgcaagggcaattttgtcctaaagggggttaaatgagcaaaattaaaggttagggggcAAACTAAGAAATAgggtattctttaaggggataaaatgtgattaaccctcaAATTTATCTCATTTAAGTACAATCAATGATTACATTCGCAAAATTAACGAGATAAAGGGCAGTGAAAATTAATGACAATGTATCATTTTGTTCCAACTATGATTTCTTAGCTTTTTGACCATTTTTAGCacattatcatttatttttatgttcTAAATTACTAATATTGTTAGCAAAATTAACGATATAAAAGATAGTacaaattaataatatcatAGTATTCTATTTTTGCTATGATTCCTTGgcatcttttaatttcttttggtaCATTATCATTGATTTGTTAGGTCCTCTATGCCattaattttgcaaaatttggCATTGACTGGATTTAAATAGGACAAATTTAAAAGTTTAAGATAtaaagtatctaaaattgaGAGTTTAGTATGCAAAAtgtccaaaattaaaatttaaagtgTAAGGCA
This portion of the Coffea arabica cultivar ET-39 chromosome 2e, Coffea Arabica ET-39 HiFi, whole genome shotgun sequence genome encodes:
- the LOC113729486 gene encoding mitogen-activated protein kinase kinase kinase 20-like, which translates into the protein MERRPLQWKKGKILGAGSYGRVYLASPADFSSPSPPLAAVKSADINLSETLQKERMFLYELRGEPNIIHCFGNDISTEKDERVYNLLLEYAPGGSLHDLIKKNKGTIPESHVACYTYMILKGLYAMLECEIIHCDLKPGNILVFPNADDNNGIHQLKIADFGLAKKEWDTELHEWGRMGYNNRCTPIYASPESLACGCKAAGDIWSLGCIVVEMITGEPVWSCRTIGELVSKILYEKPKIPENLCEEGKDFLARCFEATVPKRWTAEELLDHPFIVKNLKFLDDGSRLSSGQCYQMNPFGFVDSVSTLDLFSTSSLEPQCSPFESWCRVTDNETEESRPSCCLPSESFKLEEKLKNIHVF